In the genome of uncultured Pseudodesulfovibrio sp., one region contains:
- a CDS encoding glycosyltransferase family 2 protein, producing the protein MRLSVIIPVFNKFSLTRDCLHSLREHAPDTDMEVLVVDNGSTDETSFALAPLGAELFGDSFRAVHLPENRNFGPACNLGAREAEGDFLFFLNNDTVLTPGWYPPLEEALTGDCGAVGPLLMYPAEGPLPLDRVQHLGVVCQPQLHFCHLYEFFPVTHPVVRRPRSPQFLTGAALLLPRRVFFQAGLFHEGYINGAEDLELCVRVKKAGHSLRCVQQSRIYHLQSQTPGRHDHERDNARLFKERNLWDIYPDFHLRLKEDGYETALNEHLVPYARLPRRRGEILDRAFGRDSTAPDMAACLSMMEREPLYGPAYERLADLCEAENDLSLLGEVRFLQARLFPCRSAARRLLDAAVRADDRRLRREGERLVEFYDRLAVDPDLPAMAREMVDFGERLEQPGLSGLYADWLEGRGL; encoded by the coding sequence ATGCGGCTGAGTGTCATCATTCCGGTTTTCAACAAGTTTTCCCTGACACGGGATTGCTTGCATTCCCTGCGCGAACATGCGCCGGATACGGATATGGAGGTTCTCGTGGTGGATAACGGCTCCACCGACGAGACGTCCTTCGCGCTCGCCCCCCTGGGTGCGGAACTCTTCGGTGACAGCTTCAGGGCCGTCCATCTGCCAGAGAACCGTAATTTCGGCCCGGCCTGTAATCTGGGAGCGCGTGAGGCAGAAGGCGACTTTCTGTTCTTCCTCAATAACGACACGGTGCTGACGCCGGGATGGTATCCTCCGCTGGAAGAAGCCCTGACCGGCGATTGCGGAGCTGTCGGGCCGCTGCTTATGTATCCGGCTGAAGGGCCTTTGCCTCTTGATCGTGTCCAGCACCTGGGAGTGGTCTGCCAGCCGCAGCTGCATTTTTGCCACCTTTACGAATTTTTCCCGGTCACGCACCCCGTGGTCCGGCGACCCCGGTCTCCGCAATTTTTGACGGGCGCGGCCCTGCTGCTGCCCCGGCGAGTCTTTTTTCAGGCCGGTCTGTTCCATGAAGGTTACATCAATGGTGCCGAGGATCTGGAACTGTGCGTGCGTGTCAAAAAGGCGGGTCATTCCCTGCGTTGCGTGCAGCAGAGCCGCATCTACCACCTGCAGAGCCAGACCCCGGGACGCCACGACCATGAGCGCGACAACGCCCGGCTGTTCAAGGAGCGTAACCTGTGGGACATCTATCCTGATTTCCATCTGCGCCTGAAAGAGGACGGCTATGAGACAGCCCTTAATGAGCACCTGGTGCCCTACGCCCGACTGCCCAGAAGGCGGGGGGAAATCCTTGACCGTGCGTTCGGCCGCGATTCGACTGCGCCGGACATGGCAGCCTGTCTGTCCATGATGGAGCGGGAGCCGCTGTACGGTCCGGCCTACGAACGGCTGGCCGACCTGTGTGAGGCGGAGAACGATCTTTCCCTGCTCGGCGAAGTGCGTTTTCTTCAGGCGCGCCTTTTCCCCTGCCGTTCGGCGGCCAGGCGGCTCCTTGATGCCGCTGTCCGTGCGGATGACCGGCGTTTGCGTCGTGAAGGGGAGCGACTCGTTGAATTTTACGACCGGCTTGCCGTCGATCCGGACCTGCCCGCCATGGCGCGGGAAATGGTCGATTTCGGCGAGCGGTTGGAACAGCCTGGACTGTCTGGGCTTTATGCCGACTGGCTGGAGGGGAGGGGGCTGTGA
- a CDS encoding amino acid ABC transporter permease translates to MLKRYFQKSSVQNITLLGMAALVVYYFAFLFEFKYDFDWAVFTHEGQYGHMGLLMLKGLNTTLTITLYSSIIALVVGTIFGLARLSKFKPVYWFATSYVELFRNTPLLIQLFFWNFALPYAFPEEIRFKLFDMHFEFWCATVGCGIFTGAFMAEIIRAGIQSIPKGLLEASYSSGLTFPQTLRKVILPLAFREIIPPLGSEFLNNMKNTSLAMTIGVSELCWSMTEVYSLTYRTFEAFSVATLVYLSLSLIIAGVMYIVNERLKIMPRDRVTPLRRVADIIFWPFDFLGRKLEYVFWYFRKSPDQRTVSPFKRTLRLVAKQIVQGLKLLFVAALIYVLYLVVMALIHFKWDIIGANFKTLLIWRFPDGDETEFYYGLGGLAGSLLMAAISIIGSFFIGLILGMGRTAKNRVFRIPSLLYIEIIRGIPLILVILWFYQAILPVVFKVDLDAFWAATIALTFFFGAYIAETVRGGIENIPPGQVEAAKASGLTYFQTMRKIVLPQALKQMLPALVGMFIADFKDTSLAYIIGVMELTRAAYAINNRIMVHPFEIYTTVAALYFVFSYFMSLYAKRLERKLSPESVRIEM, encoded by the coding sequence ATGTTAAAACGGTATTTCCAAAAATCCTCGGTCCAGAACATAACCCTCCTGGGGATGGCCGCCCTGGTGGTCTACTATTTCGCCTTCCTGTTCGAATTCAAATACGATTTCGACTGGGCCGTCTTCACGCACGAAGGCCAATACGGGCACATGGGCCTGTTGATGCTCAAGGGGCTGAACACCACCCTGACCATCACGCTCTACTCCTCGATCATCGCCCTTGTCGTGGGTACGATCTTCGGTCTGGCGCGCCTGTCCAAGTTCAAGCCGGTCTACTGGTTCGCCACCAGCTATGTTGAGCTGTTCCGCAACACTCCGCTGCTCATCCAGCTCTTTTTCTGGAACTTCGCTCTGCCCTACGCATTTCCCGAAGAGATCCGCTTCAAGCTGTTCGACATGCATTTCGAGTTCTGGTGCGCAACGGTGGGCTGCGGTATCTTCACCGGCGCGTTCATGGCCGAGATCATCCGAGCGGGTATCCAGTCCATTCCCAAGGGACTGCTCGAGGCATCCTACTCCTCGGGCCTGACCTTCCCGCAGACCCTGCGCAAGGTCATCCTGCCCCTGGCCTTCCGGGAGATCATTCCGCCGCTGGGCAGCGAGTTCCTCAACAACATGAAGAACACCTCCCTGGCCATGACCATCGGTGTGTCCGAGTTGTGCTGGTCCATGACCGAAGTCTACTCCCTGACCTACCGGACCTTCGAGGCCTTTAGCGTGGCCACTCTGGTCTATCTGAGCCTTTCCCTGATCATTGCCGGGGTCATGTACATCGTCAACGAACGCCTCAAGATCATGCCCCGCGACAGGGTCACCCCCCTGCGCCGGGTGGCAGACATCATTTTCTGGCCCTTCGACTTTTTGGGCCGCAAGCTGGAATACGTCTTCTGGTATTTCCGCAAAAGCCCGGATCAGCGGACGGTTTCCCCCTTCAAGCGGACTCTGCGACTGGTCGCCAAACAGATCGTCCAGGGGCTCAAGCTGCTGTTCGTGGCGGCCCTGATCTATGTCCTCTACCTTGTGGTCATGGCCTTGATCCATTTCAAATGGGACATCATCGGGGCCAACTTCAAGACCCTGCTCATCTGGCGCTTCCCTGACGGCGACGAAACCGAGTTCTACTATGGTTTGGGCGGTCTGGCCGGTTCCCTGCTCATGGCAGCCATATCCATCATCGGAAGCTTCTTTATCGGGCTTATCCTCGGGATGGGCCGCACTGCCAAGAACCGTGTCTTCCGCATCCCGAGCCTGCTGTACATCGAAATCATCCGGGGCATTCCGCTTATCCTGGTCATCCTGTGGTTCTATCAGGCCATCCTTCCGGTCGTCTTCAAAGTGGACCTGGACGCCTTTTGGGCGGCCACCATCGCCCTGACCTTCTTCTTCGGGGCGTACATCGCCGAAACCGTGCGCGGCGGCATCGAGAACATTCCTCCGGGCCAAGTGGAGGCGGCCAAGGCATCCGGCCTGACCTACTTCCAGACCATGCGAAAAATCGTCCTGCCCCAGGCGCTGAAGCAGATGCTCCCCGCCCTGGTCGGCATGTTCATCGCCGACTTCAAGGACACCTCGCTGGCCTACATCATCGGTGTCATGGAGCTGACCCGCGCGGCCTACGCCATCAACAACCGGATCATGGTCCACCCGTTCGAGATCTACACCACCGTGGCCGCACTCTACTTCGTGTTCAGCTACTTCATGAGCCTGTACGCCAAGCGGCTGGAACGCAAACTCAGCCCCGAGTCCGTGCGCATCGAAATGTAG
- a CDS encoding glycosyltransferase family A protein, translating into MSLATTNEFMAMATVGRGHLIASAQSAFRAAEAGDQGGVTLGARLLAMAWAEFPADGLLAAQVVRLAGVVPTMGGLMPPDGARLAARVAQEDGGGNLAEIDRLFSMGEFEDMARCLEAAASQGPVLPVVRQALHFQGILSQFEWLEGFLQTVCAPVEPELAEVFLAGVLLAGGHFDRAAAIYGRIVTRYGLPLWGMRFAASLAGAGRTERAMDVLAAVLKDFPEHTTALLTLDALAFPPEPGARLEGGCAVSIYSYNKADELRRTLDSVLASDLGPEVGEVTVRVLVNGSSDDSLAVAEAARDRYTGRMEVISLPVNVGAPAARNWLMDAALRDGERWIVYLDDDVLVRSDWLAGLAAGVRDFPGAGVWGCRVADVRSPGLTQHGDGFLLPPDEAARRGDGLVLEEPCVEVMAEPLLRYRRYAASVTGCCHLFETASLAGSGGFDLLFSPSQCDDLDLDLRRLAQGLPAAYLGDVRITHLRESTHFLKLSEGAAAQSRMHRLQLEERHGPGLEALCATQRAVIRADLEARRERLQRAGLLPVSS; encoded by the coding sequence GTGAGTCTGGCGACAACCAATGAGTTTATGGCCATGGCAACCGTGGGACGAGGTCATCTTATTGCATCGGCCCAATCCGCGTTTCGGGCCGCCGAAGCAGGAGATCAGGGCGGGGTGACGCTGGGCGCGCGTCTGCTCGCCATGGCCTGGGCGGAGTTTCCTGCGGACGGTCTCCTGGCGGCGCAGGTCGTTCGTCTGGCAGGAGTGGTTCCGACCATGGGTGGCCTGATGCCCCCGGACGGGGCGCGTTTGGCCGCTCGAGTGGCGCAGGAGGACGGCGGCGGCAACCTTGCCGAAATCGACCGACTCTTTTCCATGGGGGAGTTCGAGGACATGGCCCGCTGCCTCGAAGCGGCCGCGTCTCAGGGGCCGGTGCTGCCGGTCGTCAGGCAGGCCCTGCATTTCCAGGGTATCCTTTCCCAATTCGAGTGGCTGGAGGGGTTTCTCCAGACAGTATGCGCGCCGGTGGAGCCGGAACTGGCCGAAGTGTTCCTGGCCGGCGTGCTGCTCGCCGGGGGGCATTTCGATCGAGCCGCCGCCATCTATGGTCGTATTGTGACCCGGTATGGCTTGCCGCTCTGGGGAATGCGTTTCGCCGCTTCCCTGGCCGGAGCCGGGCGAACGGAGCGCGCCATGGATGTGTTGGCTGCCGTTCTCAAGGATTTTCCAGAACACACGACCGCTCTGTTGACGTTGGACGCGCTGGCCTTTCCGCCGGAACCCGGAGCGCGTCTGGAAGGTGGATGCGCGGTTTCCATCTATTCCTACAACAAGGCTGATGAATTACGACGAACCCTGGATTCGGTCCTGGCCTCTGATCTGGGCCCCGAAGTGGGTGAGGTTACCGTGCGCGTGCTGGTCAACGGGAGTTCGGACGACAGCCTGGCCGTGGCTGAAGCGGCTCGCGATCGTTACACCGGGCGAATGGAGGTCATTTCTTTGCCGGTGAACGTGGGTGCCCCCGCCGCGAGGAACTGGCTCATGGATGCGGCCTTACGTGACGGCGAACGATGGATCGTCTATCTCGATGACGACGTGCTGGTGCGTTCAGACTGGCTTGCCGGTCTGGCTGCCGGTGTCCGGGATTTCCCCGGGGCGGGAGTCTGGGGCTGCCGGGTCGCGGATGTGCGCTCTCCGGGGCTGACCCAGCACGGCGACGGGTTTCTCCTGCCGCCGGACGAGGCCGCTCGAAGGGGAGATGGGCTGGTTCTAGAAGAGCCGTGCGTGGAAGTCATGGCCGAACCGTTGTTGCGGTATCGACGGTATGCCGCGTCCGTCACCGGATGTTGCCATCTTTTCGAGACGGCCTCTTTGGCTGGAAGCGGCGGCTTCGATCTCCTTTTCTCACCCAGCCAGTGCGACGACCTGGATCTGGACCTGCGTCGCCTCGCACAGGGGCTGCCCGCCGCATATCTTGGCGATGTGCGCATCACCCACCTGCGGGAATCCACCCATTTCCTGAAATTGTCCGAGGGCGCGGCCGCGCAGAGTCGGATGCACCGCCTGCAGTTGGAAGAGCGGCACGGACCGGGGCTGGAGGCGTTGTGCGCGACGCAAAGGGCCGTGATTCGGGCCGACCTTGAGGCCCGGCGAGAGCGGCTTCAGCGCGCCGGATTGTTGCCAGTCAGTTCGTAG
- a CDS encoding L-serine ammonia-lyase, which translates to MVPVTTSIFELLKIGPGPSSSHTIGPMKAGFDFMRLVRELSETDRKRADSLEIRLFGSLSATGEGHGTPRAILSGLLGSQPDTCGADTLERFLDKNKAFDLDLGVKFLPFAPCDIIMDAVQHEYAHPNTMIFRLKDGDAVLLERIYYSVGGGFLRWEGWEEPERGEPLYPYSTMAGLKKHLCEASIRLHELILANEMSITGATEEEVNMGLDHIISVMEQAVETGIQTSGVLPGPIGLQRKAAAMYDRAKQEYFQGPGFIKALNAYALAASEENAAGHCVVTAPTCGAAGVIPAIIFMLKRHTGALQTELREGLLAACAIGFLCKHNASISGAEVGCQGEVGVASTMAAAMIAYARGYRFQVTENAAEIALEHHLGLTCDPVGGFVQIPCIERNAMGAVKAFNAYLIASTLDESYQKVDLDKAIRAMAQTGRDMSGKYKETSEAGLALSFTEC; encoded by the coding sequence ATGGTGCCCGTCACCACATCCATATTCGAACTGCTCAAGATCGGTCCCGGACCGTCCAGTTCGCACACCATCGGCCCCATGAAGGCCGGATTCGACTTCATGCGCCTTGTGAGAGAGCTGTCCGAAACGGACCGCAAGAGGGCCGACAGCCTGGAGATCAGGCTGTTCGGCTCCCTGTCCGCGACTGGCGAGGGACACGGCACGCCCAGGGCGATTCTGTCGGGGCTGCTGGGTTCACAGCCGGACACCTGCGGGGCCGACACACTGGAGCGATTCCTGGACAAGAACAAGGCGTTCGACCTGGACCTGGGCGTCAAGTTCCTGCCCTTTGCGCCGTGTGATATCATTATGGATGCCGTGCAACACGAATACGCACATCCCAACACCATGATCTTCCGTCTCAAGGACGGGGATGCGGTCCTGCTGGAACGCATCTACTACTCCGTGGGCGGGGGCTTCCTGCGCTGGGAGGGCTGGGAGGAGCCGGAACGAGGCGAGCCCCTGTATCCCTACTCGACCATGGCCGGTCTGAAAAAGCACCTGTGCGAGGCGTCCATACGTTTGCACGAGCTGATTCTAGCCAACGAGATGTCCATCACCGGGGCCACCGAGGAAGAGGTCAACATGGGGCTGGACCATATCATCTCGGTAATGGAACAGGCAGTGGAAACCGGCATCCAGACCTCGGGCGTCCTGCCCGGCCCCATCGGGCTGCAACGCAAGGCCGCGGCCATGTACGACCGCGCCAAGCAGGAGTACTTCCAGGGCCCCGGTTTCATCAAGGCGCTCAACGCTTACGCCCTGGCCGCTTCCGAAGAAAATGCGGCCGGGCACTGCGTGGTCACCGCCCCCACCTGCGGGGCGGCTGGCGTCATTCCGGCCATCATCTTCATGCTCAAGCGACACACCGGGGCCTTGCAGACCGAACTGCGCGAGGGGCTGCTGGCCGCCTGCGCCATAGGTTTCCTGTGCAAGCACAACGCCTCCATTTCCGGGGCCGAGGTGGGCTGTCAGGGCGAAGTGGGCGTGGCCTCGACCATGGCCGCGGCCATGATAGCCTATGCCCGGGGCTACCGCTTCCAGGTAACGGAGAACGCGGCCGAGATCGCCCTGGAACACCACCTGGGGCTGACCTGTGATCCGGTGGGCGGGTTCGTTCAGATCCCGTGCATCGAACGCAACGCCATGGGCGCGGTCAAGGCATTCAACGCCTACCTGATCGCCTCCACGCTCGACGAAAGCTACCAGAAGGTCGATCTGGACAAGGCCATCCGGGCCATGGCCCAAACCGGCCGGGACATGTCCGGAAAATACAAGGAGACATCCGAGGCCGGACTGGCGCTAAGCTTCACTGAATGTTGA
- a CDS encoding ABC transporter substrate-binding protein, with protein MRVLKITAMAALLVLAASVAFAGPTYDRVMSTKVIKAGLSNQGIPFGFINDKNEWVGFDVDMATEIAKRLGCKLEKVVVNNNTRISFVQTNPPKVDMVLSNMTHKRVRDEKIDFSITYFFDGQKFLARKGAVKDVKDLANMKIGSMQGTTSIINAKAYLQELGNPNPQVTGYDGEVAMFEALNSGRVQAISTDSTLLLGYAAKVPGKFELVGDFISDEPYGIGLPQDDSAWRDAINFTLQDIWKDGTYKKIYDKWFGPDSDYPFPLTSKIEMWP; from the coding sequence ATGAGAGTTCTCAAAATCACCGCCATGGCCGCACTGCTGGTCCTGGCCGCTTCCGTTGCGTTCGCCGGTCCCACCTACGACCGCGTCATGTCCACCAAGGTCATCAAGGCCGGCCTGTCCAACCAGGGCATCCCGTTCGGCTTCATCAACGACAAGAACGAGTGGGTCGGCTTCGACGTCGACATGGCCACCGAGATCGCCAAGCGCCTCGGCTGCAAGCTCGAAAAGGTCGTGGTCAACAACAACACCCGTATTTCCTTCGTTCAGACCAACCCGCCCAAGGTCGACATGGTCCTGTCCAACATGACCCACAAGCGCGTGCGCGACGAGAAGATCGACTTCTCCATCACCTACTTCTTCGACGGCCAGAAGTTCCTGGCCCGGAAGGGTGCTGTCAAGGACGTCAAGGACCTGGCCAACATGAAGATCGGCTCCATGCAGGGCACGACCTCCATCATCAACGCCAAGGCCTACCTGCAGGAGCTGGGCAACCCCAACCCGCAGGTCACCGGTTATGACGGCGAAGTCGCCATGTTCGAGGCCCTGAACTCCGGCCGCGTGCAGGCCATTTCCACCGACTCCACCCTGCTGCTCGGTTACGCCGCCAAGGTGCCCGGCAAGTTCGAACTGGTCGGTGACTTCATCTCCGACGAGCCTTACGGCATCGGCCTGCCCCAGGACGACTCCGCATGGCGTGACGCCATCAACTTCACCCTCCAGGACATCTGGAAGGACGGCACCTACAAGAAGATCTACGACAAGTGGTTCGGCCCGGATTCCGACTACCCGTTCCCGCTGACCTCCAAGATCGAGATGTGGCCGTAG
- a CDS encoding amino acid ABC transporter ATP-binding protein → MISFNGVNKWYGDFQVLKNINLNIAKGEVVVVCGPSGSGKSTMIRCINRLEPIQEGDILVDGMNVSDSRTNMTLLRAEVGFVFQQFNLYPHMTVMDNITLAPTLVRGMSRGDATAIGMELLGKVGIPDKAGAYPSQLSGGQQQRVAIARGLAMQPKIMLFDEPTSALDPEMINEVLDVMKSLAREGMTMVCVTHEMGFAREVADRVIFMDDGYLIEENTPEEFFNNPQSDRTKDFLSKILSH, encoded by the coding sequence GTGATTTCTTTCAACGGCGTCAACAAGTGGTACGGGGACTTTCAGGTCCTCAAGAACATCAATCTCAATATCGCCAAAGGTGAAGTGGTGGTTGTTTGCGGACCTTCCGGCTCCGGCAAATCCACCATGATCCGCTGCATCAATCGCCTGGAGCCCATCCAGGAAGGCGATATTCTGGTCGACGGCATGAACGTCTCGGATTCGCGCACCAACATGACGCTGCTGCGCGCCGAGGTCGGCTTCGTCTTCCAGCAGTTCAATCTCTACCCGCACATGACTGTCATGGACAACATCACCCTGGCGCCGACGCTCGTTCGCGGCATGAGCCGGGGGGATGCCACGGCCATCGGCATGGAGCTGCTCGGCAAGGTCGGCATCCCGGACAAGGCCGGGGCCTACCCGTCCCAGCTGTCCGGCGGTCAGCAGCAGCGTGTGGCCATCGCCCGTGGTTTGGCCATGCAGCCCAAGATCATGCTCTTTGACGAGCCCACGTCCGCGCTCGACCCGGAGATGATCAACGAGGTTCTGGACGTCATGAAGTCCCTGGCCCGCGAAGGCATGACCATGGTCTGCGTGACCCACGAGATGGGATTTGCGCGGGAAGTGGCAGACCGGGTGATCTTCATGGACGACGGGTATCTGATCGAGGAAAACACGCCTGAGGAATTCTTCAACAATCCCCAATCCGATCGGACCAAAGACTTTCTCAGCAAGATTCTCAGCCACTAA
- a CDS encoding glycosyltransferase: MNIAVLTFDNPESACARYRVLAPLRHDDVTVRWAVQSNGDNHAVDSEALQQADLILVQRFFPLDFTEPLLEACFATGKPVIYDTDDLLPAVPEDNPQHPLAQRTLRTLNKFAHRFSAVSVSTDTLASAFAPLNERVEVTPNRLDPNLWPPKQPDSGQGPVRILYAGTPTHSADLISLEATLTALLDRYGSSVELILFGCSTPLLDQRTDVRRIPPEDSYAAYAEAMAKLPFDIGLAPLEDTPFNRAKSNVKWMEYAACGAMGVFSDLPPYSLVHHGRTGLLAGSLSAWQDCLETLIENPGARQRMADNAQKELLANHVQSDEPGELLALCYELTGNNPAR, encoded by the coding sequence GTGAACATCGCCGTCCTGACCTTCGACAATCCGGAATCCGCCTGCGCCCGATACCGCGTTCTCGCCCCGCTGCGGCATGACGACGTGACAGTGCGCTGGGCCGTCCAAAGCAACGGCGACAACCACGCCGTGGACAGCGAAGCCCTGCAGCAGGCCGACCTGATCCTGGTACAGCGGTTCTTTCCCCTGGACTTTACCGAACCGCTCCTGGAGGCCTGTTTCGCCACAGGCAAGCCGGTAATCTACGACACGGACGACCTGCTCCCGGCCGTTCCCGAAGACAATCCGCAGCACCCCCTCGCCCAGCGAACCCTCAGGACGTTGAACAAGTTCGCCCATCGCTTTTCCGCAGTCTCGGTCTCCACGGATACCCTGGCCTCGGCCTTTGCGCCGCTTAACGAACGGGTCGAGGTCACTCCAAACCGGCTGGATCCGAACCTGTGGCCTCCGAAACAACCGGACAGCGGCCAGGGGCCAGTGCGCATTCTCTACGCCGGTACGCCGACCCACTCGGCGGACCTCATCTCCCTGGAAGCGACTCTGACTGCACTGCTGGACCGCTACGGCTCCTCCGTTGAGCTGATTCTTTTCGGCTGTTCCACCCCGCTCCTGGACCAAAGGACGGACGTGCGCCGTATCCCTCCAGAGGACAGTTACGCCGCCTATGCCGAGGCCATGGCAAAACTCCCGTTCGACATCGGCCTGGCCCCCTTGGAGGACACGCCGTTCAACCGGGCCAAAAGCAATGTGAAATGGATGGAATATGCAGCATGCGGCGCCATGGGCGTGTTCAGCGACCTGCCGCCATACAGCCTCGTACACCATGGAAGGACGGGACTGCTGGCCGGGTCGCTCAGCGCCTGGCAGGATTGTCTGGAAACATTGATTGAAAATCCCGGCGCCCGGCAACGCATGGCCGACAACGCGCAAAAGGAACTGCTCGCGAACCATGTCCAGAGCGACGAACCGGGCGAGCTGCTCGCTCTCTGCTACGAACTGACTGGCAACAATCCGGCGCGCTGA
- a CDS encoding malate synthase G → MKQRIQAGKLSVHKALAEAVKTILEGTGLDETTFWSGAEAVFRDFTPRNRELLAERDRIQAAMDEWHRAHPGQPADKQTYHAFLREIGYLVPEGGDFAITTENVDPEIATIAGPQLVVPATNARFALNAANARWGSLYDALYGSDVIEKDEVPSKGYDPVRGQKVMAWAAAHLDTAVPLAEGSHSEATGFTVVDGPSGKEVAVTLTGGRTTSLQDPAQFAGFVKEDDTLKSLLLTKNGLHIELQFDPEHPVGRDHPAGVKDVVLESAMSTILDCEDSVAVVDGEDKALTYLNLFGLIKGDLTASFVKKSTTVTRTLNDDRIYSAPDGESLTLPGRSMMLVRTVGHLMTTDAVLMEGPDGLEEVPEGILDTLATGLIFLHDLSSGGRWQNSKTGSVYIVKPKMHGPKEVSFTCDLFAAVEKTLNMPALALKVGIMDEERRTTLNLKECIRAAKDRVIFINTGFLDRTGDEIHTAMEAGPVVRKDAIKNEPWIAAYEDWNVDIGLACGFSGKAQIGKGMWAKPDMLKEMVETKGAHPMAGANCAWVPSPTAATLHALHYHQVDVFERQLKLAGKMRASLDTLTTLPLMRDNRPSEDDIAQELANNCQSILGYVVRWVDQGVGCSKVPDIHGVGLMEDRATLRISSQHLANWLRHGICTEEAVLKTLKAMAKVVDDQNKNDAAYRPMAPDFDKSVAFQAARDLIFKGASQPNGYTEPILHAMRRRVKAGE, encoded by the coding sequence GTGAAGCAAAGGATTCAGGCAGGCAAGCTGTCCGTGCACAAGGCTCTTGCCGAAGCGGTAAAAACTATTTTGGAAGGGACCGGATTGGATGAAACCACTTTCTGGTCCGGTGCCGAAGCCGTGTTCCGGGACTTCACCCCGCGCAACAGGGAACTGCTGGCAGAACGCGACCGCATCCAGGCGGCCATGGACGAATGGCACCGGGCCCATCCCGGCCAGCCAGCCGACAAACAGACCTACCACGCCTTTTTGCGCGAGATCGGCTACCTCGTTCCCGAGGGCGGCGACTTCGCCATCACCACGGAAAACGTGGACCCCGAAATCGCGACAATCGCCGGGCCTCAGCTGGTCGTCCCCGCGACCAACGCCCGGTTCGCCCTGAACGCGGCCAACGCGCGCTGGGGCAGCCTGTACGATGCGCTGTACGGTTCCGATGTGATCGAAAAGGACGAGGTTCCGAGCAAGGGATACGACCCGGTACGAGGCCAGAAGGTCATGGCCTGGGCCGCCGCTCACCTGGATACCGCCGTTCCCCTGGCCGAGGGCTCGCACAGCGAGGCGACCGGGTTTACGGTCGTGGACGGCCCGTCCGGCAAGGAAGTCGCCGTGACACTGACTGGCGGCAGGACGACCTCCCTTCAGGACCCGGCCCAGTTCGCGGGCTTTGTCAAAGAGGACGACACGCTCAAGTCCCTGCTTCTGACCAAGAACGGCCTGCATATCGAATTGCAGTTCGACCCGGAACATCCCGTGGGCCGTGACCATCCGGCAGGCGTCAAGGACGTCGTCCTGGAGTCGGCCATGTCCACCATCCTCGACTGCGAGGACTCCGTGGCCGTGGTGGACGGGGAGGACAAGGCGCTGACCTACCTGAACCTGTTCGGTCTGATCAAAGGCGACCTGACGGCCAGTTTCGTCAAGAAAAGCACGACCGTGACCCGCACGCTGAACGACGACCGAATCTACAGCGCCCCGGACGGTGAGAGCTTGACCCTGCCCGGCCGGAGCATGATGCTGGTCCGCACCGTGGGGCACCTGATGACCACCGACGCGGTCCTCATGGAAGGCCCCGATGGCCTCGAGGAGGTCCCCGAGGGGATTCTGGACACACTGGCTACCGGCCTGATCTTCCTACACGACCTGAGCTCCGGCGGACGCTGGCAGAACAGCAAGACGGGCAGCGTATACATCGTCAAACCGAAGATGCACGGTCCCAAGGAAGTCAGCTTCACCTGTGACCTGTTCGCGGCCGTGGAAAAAACGCTGAACATGCCCGCCCTGGCCCTCAAGGTCGGCATCATGGACGAAGAGCGGCGGACCACCCTGAACCTCAAGGAATGCATCCGGGCCGCCAAGGACCGGGTCATTTTCATCAACACCGGATTCCTGGACCGCACGGGCGACGAGATCCACACGGCCATGGAGGCCGGCCCGGTAGTCCGCAAGGATGCCATCAAGAACGAGCCGTGGATCGCGGCCTACGAGGACTGGAACGTGGACATCGGTCTGGCCTGCGGTTTCTCGGGCAAGGCCCAGATCGGCAAGGGCATGTGGGCCAAACCGGACATGCTCAAGGAAATGGTCGAGACAAAAGGCGCGCACCCCATGGCCGGAGCCAACTGCGCCTGGGTACCCTCGCCCACGGCAGCCACCCTGCACGCCCTGCATTACCATCAGGTGGACGTCTTCGAACGCCAGCTCAAACTGGCCGGAAAGATGCGCGCCTCCCTGGACACCCTGACAACCCTGCCGCTCATGCGCGACAACCGGCCGTCCGAGGACGACATCGCCCAGGAGCTGGCCAACAACTGCCAGTCCATCCTCGGCTACGTGGTCCGCTGGGTCGATCAAGGCGTGGGCTGCTCCAAGGTCCCGGACATTCATGGCGTGGGCCTGATGGAAGACCGGGCCACCCTGCGCATCTCCAGCCAACACCTGGCCAACTGGCTCAGACACGGCATCTGCACCGAAGAAGCCGTGCTGAAGACCCTCAAGGCCATGGCCAAAGTGGTTGATGACCAGAACAAAAACGACGCCGCTTACCGCCCCATGGCACCTGACTTCGACAAGAGCGTCGCCTTCCAGGCCGCCCGCGACCTGATCTTCAAGGGCGCGAGCCAACCCAACGGCTACACGGAACCGATCCTGCACGCCATGCGCCGCAGGGTGAAGGCCGGCGAGTAA